From one Notolabrus celidotus isolate fNotCel1 chromosome 2, fNotCel1.pri, whole genome shotgun sequence genomic stretch:
- the LOC117825766 gene encoding uncharacterized protein LOC117825766 isoform X2: MDLSQSDRSALNTKQFAVVIFLKTNTVDVVPTNWIQTINKAVYCYWPKPENNVTKKIKKREIPDQERWTKDKIKILKLTDTYTKARAKVNEALVTSNLESDQEEEISRRKIVAPVRYQDSDTEIDQPVAKRVKRTISVPQMPTMPSFNPSLDLFSAGDDENSSTYPTGTSSFNALQSSGQGPSLTSTPIVGPSPISTSKTTPSDQNDSCIPPYVRSIFMRLDKIEDSLATIKTILMKDGRSADPEIEELTSPLKTAAALEAVCDKLNDAAHRKKVVDYLSLLGGTTPGDSVRRIMRRIGTNALWANYSLKGRKGKRKFQDLAIYPVIVKACQKNHSKTLQKTIESCISDTLRYAPHRRTQVDDASGPSMTEDNNAGGLITENEAELDGSRTPTLYSDFSFFQITLL, translated from the exons ATGGATTTAAGCCAATCAGACAGATCAGCCTTG aaCACAAAACAGTTTGCAGTTGTGATCTtcctcaaaacaaacacagtggaTGTTGTGCCAACCAACTGGATTCAGACTATAAACAAG GCTGTGTATTGCTACTGGCCAAAACCAGAAAACAATGTGACCAAGAAGATCAAGAAGAGAGAAATCCCGGACCAAGAACGATGGACCAAGGATAAAATCAAGATTTTGAAACTCACAG ACACATACACAAAGGCCAGAGCAAAGGTCAACGAAGCATTAGTCACGTCAAATTTAGAGAGTGACCAGGAGGAGGAAATTTCCCGCAGGAAGATTGTTGCGCCTGTGCGGTACCAAGATTCTG ATACCGAAATAGATCAACCTGTAGCCAAACGAGTGAAAAGAACTATCTCAGTGCCACAGATGCCGACAATGCCTTCCT TCAACCCATCACTGGATTTATTTTCAGCCGGGGATGACGAGAATAGTTCAA cttaTCCCACAGGAACCAGCAGTTTCAATGCGCTGCAGAGCAGTGGCCAAG GTCCCTCCCTCACCAGCACTCCAATTGTAGGTCCCTCCCCCATCAGCACTTCGAAAACAACTCCAAGCGATCAAA ATGATTCCTGCATACCACCGTATGTGAGGTCCATCTTTATGAGGCTGGACAAGATTGAAGATTCTCTTGCTACCATAAAGACCATTTTAATGAAAGATGGGAGGTCTGCTGACCCTGAGATTGAAGAGCTCACCAGTCCACTAAAGACTGCAGCAGCACTTGAAGCAGTTTGTGACAAACTAAATGATGCAGCTCACAGGAAGAAAGTG GTCGATTACCTGTCTCTGCTTGGAGGTACAACACCCGGTGACTCGGTCAGACGAATTATGAGGAGGATTGGAACCAATGCCCTTTGGGCAAACTACAGTTTGAAGGGCCGCAAGGGGAAAAGAAAATTCCAGGACCTGGCGATATATCCAGTCATAGTCA AGGCCTGCCAGAAGAACCATTCCAAGACCCTGCAGAAGACAATCGAAAGCTGCATATCAGATACCCTTAGATATGCTCCCCACAGAAGGACTCAG GTGGATGATGCAAGTGGACCATCCATGACTGAGGACAATAATGCAGGGGGACTGATTACTGAAAATGAAGCAGAACTTGATGGGAGCAGAACTCCCACACTTTATtcagacttttctttttttcaaatcacGTTATTGTGA
- the LOC117825766 gene encoding uncharacterized protein LOC117825766 isoform X1 yields MSAPHPLFFPPLLQLLQMNHIDTCIQVNTKQFAVVIFLKTNTVDVVPTNWIQTINKAVYCYWPKPENNVTKKIKKREIPDQERWTKDKIKILKLTDTYTKARAKVNEALVTSNLESDQEEEISRRKIVAPVRYQDSDTEIDQPVAKRVKRTISVPQMPTMPSFNPSLDLFSAGDDENSSTYPTGTSSFNALQSSGQGPSLTSTPIVGPSPISTSKTTPSDQNDSCIPPYVRSIFMRLDKIEDSLATIKTILMKDGRSADPEIEELTSPLKTAAALEAVCDKLNDAAHRKKVVDYLSLLGGTTPGDSVRRIMRRIGTNALWANYSLKGRKGKRKFQDLAIYPVIVKACQKNHSKTLQKTIESCISDTLRYAPHRRTQVDDASGPSMTEDNNAGGLITENEAELDGSRTPTLYSDFSFFQITLL; encoded by the exons ATGAGTGCCCCCcacccccttttttttcctcctcttttacaACTGCTGCAAATGAATCATATAGACACATGCATTCAGGTG aaCACAAAACAGTTTGCAGTTGTGATCTtcctcaaaacaaacacagtggaTGTTGTGCCAACCAACTGGATTCAGACTATAAACAAG GCTGTGTATTGCTACTGGCCAAAACCAGAAAACAATGTGACCAAGAAGATCAAGAAGAGAGAAATCCCGGACCAAGAACGATGGACCAAGGATAAAATCAAGATTTTGAAACTCACAG ACACATACACAAAGGCCAGAGCAAAGGTCAACGAAGCATTAGTCACGTCAAATTTAGAGAGTGACCAGGAGGAGGAAATTTCCCGCAGGAAGATTGTTGCGCCTGTGCGGTACCAAGATTCTG ATACCGAAATAGATCAACCTGTAGCCAAACGAGTGAAAAGAACTATCTCAGTGCCACAGATGCCGACAATGCCTTCCT TCAACCCATCACTGGATTTATTTTCAGCCGGGGATGACGAGAATAGTTCAA cttaTCCCACAGGAACCAGCAGTTTCAATGCGCTGCAGAGCAGTGGCCAAG GTCCCTCCCTCACCAGCACTCCAATTGTAGGTCCCTCCCCCATCAGCACTTCGAAAACAACTCCAAGCGATCAAA ATGATTCCTGCATACCACCGTATGTGAGGTCCATCTTTATGAGGCTGGACAAGATTGAAGATTCTCTTGCTACCATAAAGACCATTTTAATGAAAGATGGGAGGTCTGCTGACCCTGAGATTGAAGAGCTCACCAGTCCACTAAAGACTGCAGCAGCACTTGAAGCAGTTTGTGACAAACTAAATGATGCAGCTCACAGGAAGAAAGTG GTCGATTACCTGTCTCTGCTTGGAGGTACAACACCCGGTGACTCGGTCAGACGAATTATGAGGAGGATTGGAACCAATGCCCTTTGGGCAAACTACAGTTTGAAGGGCCGCAAGGGGAAAAGAAAATTCCAGGACCTGGCGATATATCCAGTCATAGTCA AGGCCTGCCAGAAGAACCATTCCAAGACCCTGCAGAAGACAATCGAAAGCTGCATATCAGATACCCTTAGATATGCTCCCCACAGAAGGACTCAG GTGGATGATGCAAGTGGACCATCCATGACTGAGGACAATAATGCAGGGGGACTGATTACTGAAAATGAAGCAGAACTTGATGGGAGCAGAACTCCCACACTTTATtcagacttttctttttttcaaatcacGTTATTGTGA